AACCGACCCAGGCATAGATGGTCAGGACCGGCACACCGATCAGATAGCGCTGGATCAGCGAGCAAATCGCCCAGATGAAGCTGGCGACCGCGGTCAGCATCAGCCCGGGCACTTCGCGCGCGGCGTCTGGATCGAACACCAACAGCACGACCCCGCCAAAGGACAAGGCGATGCCCGCGATGCGCGGCCAGCGGATGCGTTCGCGAAACACCAGGATCGCCAGCAACAGCGAAAAGGGCACGCCGAGCTGCCCCGCGATCGCCAGGGCGCCAACATTGTCGGACACCGCGAGCGACACATTGACCACGATGTAGAACAGCCCGCCGGATAAAATGCCCAATATGGTCAGCAGGCGCATCTTGCCGGGCACGATCCTGAGCGCGGAGCCGCAAACCACCAACACGATCAGCTGGCGCAGGAAACCGGCGGTCAGCGGTGCGATCGCCGTAACCGCCATCTTCACCGCGATGATGTTGAAACCCCACAAGATGTTCATGATCACCACGACCGCGAAGTCGCGAGCGCCGAAGCTATTGGTTTTGGGAGCAGTCCCGATCATGGCCGCCGCTTGCGACGCGAGGCCGGTAAAGTAAACCGTCGCCGAGAGTCCGAAGACGGTGCAAAATCACTCAACCGCGAATTTTAAAACAAACTCTCAGGCGCGCGCGGCCATCCCACAGGACACGATGCCGGTCGGCTCGTAAAGCCCCCGATAATCGGGTGAAGGTCGGAACGCTTCGGTCTGGCCGATCACCGTTTCGCCCGCACCGAGCACGAGCAAACCGCCTGGCCGCATCACCTGCGCCAGGCGATCGAGTACCTGACAGCGCAATGACGGCGACAGATAAAGCAGAACGTTGCGGCACAGGATCACATCAAAGCGCCCGATCGGCAGTGGATCGGCGACCAGATTGAGCCGGCGGAAGGAGATGCGGCGAACCAGTTCGGGCCGGGCAATCCAATCCAGGCCAACCGTATCGAACCAACGCATCATGCGGCGCACCGGCAAACCGCGCTGAATCTCGAATTGCGAAAAGCGCCCCGCCCGCGCGCGCGAAATTGCGTTTTCCGAAACATCGGTCGCGACGATCTCGGGCGACTGCAATCCGGTCGCCGCCTCATGCTCGGCGAAAAGCATCGCCAGCGACAAGGGCTCCTGTCCCATTGAACAACCAGCCGACCACACACGCAATCGTCGCGTCGGTCCCTCGGCGCGCATCGCGTCGAGGGCCGGCGGGATCATGTCGAGTACCGCCGCATCGCGGAAGAATGAACTTTCCTGGTTGAGCAAGGCGTCCACCACCTGATCGGCGACCACCGGGTCGCGTCCACCGACGATGGCCCCGGCCAGATCGTCGAGCGTTTCCAGTCCGCGTTCGCGCATCACCGGTTTGAGTGCGGTCTCGATACGCCATTCACGGTTCGCCGCGATCTGCTGGCCGGTACGCTGTTCGAGCAACGCGGCGAAGATGTGCATCGCGCCGGTCGGCCGCGCGAGACCCACCGGGCCAGCCGGCCGCGCTCTGGGCATGTCGGGCGTCGGCATCAGGGCCGCCGCCGCATGGCGATCAGCCGGCCGATCTCGTCGGGCGGCAGGATCGCATTGGCGCCGCCCGCGCTGGCGATCGCACCAGGCATGCCCCACACAACCGAACTCGCCTGATCCTGCACGACGACGCAGCCGCCGGCCTCGGCAAGCCGTTTCGCACCGTCGCTGCCATCCCGGCCCATGCCGCTGAGCACGATTGCCAGCGCGCGCGCGCCGAACACCTCGGCCAGGCTCTCGAACATCGGGTCGACTGAGGGCATGCAACCGCTTTTCACCGGTTCACGCGACAGTCGCACCGCGGCCGAGCCGTCACCGAGATTGACCAGGCGCATATGGCCATCGCCAGGTGCGATGATCACCCGGCCCGGACGAATGCGCATGCAATCGGTCGCGACGTCGCACGGCCGTCCGGCGAGCACCGCCACCTGTGCCGCGAAATAGGGCATGAAGGATTCGGGCAGATGCTGGGTGATCAGGATCGGCAGTGGAAAGCTCGCCGGAATCTCGCGCAGCAGCTGGCTGAGCGCATGAATCCCGCCGGTCGACGCGCCGATCGCAACGATGTCGAAGCCGCCGCTGTCGCTGCGCACCGATACCGTCGGCAACACGTCCTCGACGATGTCGTCGATCTCGAGCAGACGCGTCAGCTTGTCAGTCAGCACTTCGGCGAAACGGCCGGCGAACGCACCGACGCCGGGTTTGACCAGCGTATCGGCAGCACCCAGCGCCAGTGCCTGGATCGTGGTCGCCGCGCCCTCATCGCATGAGGACGAAACGATCAGCACCTTGGCGCCGCGGCTTGCCGCGATCAGGTCGGGCAAGGCGGTCAGCCCGTCGGTCCCTGGCATGTCGATATCGAGCAGGATCGCGTCAACCGCGTTGCCCTTTAGAAAGGTCAGCGCGGCCTGAGCATCGGGGACCGCTCCGGCGACCACGAAACGGCGGCTCGCCTCGATCATCCGGCCGATCACTGCACGCGCGACGACCGAATCATCGACGATTAGGATTCGGGGCGGATGACCGGGACGGTGACTGGGCGCATGACCGCGCACACGCGCAGTGGCGCGGAGCGACCGGGCCTCGGCGGGCGGGCGGGGCATCGGCGCGGCCTCAGGCCATGCCGACGATCTGGAGCTTGCTTTCCAGCGTCTCGCGATCGAACGGCTTCATGACATATTCGTCGGCGCCGGCTTCGATCGCGGCGCGAATATGCGCCATGCCGTTCTCGGTGGTGCAGAACACTACCTTGGGCCGATGCGAAACCGCGCTGTCGCGCAGCGCGCGGAGGAAATCCATCCCGCTCATCACCGGCATGTTCCAGTCGAGCAGAACTACGTCGGGGGCAGATGCCAGACAGGAATCGAGCGCCTCGCGGCCGTCGCCCGCTTCGGAAACGGTGAAGTTCAGCGTTTCCAGAATATGTCGGGCAACCTTGCGGATCACCTTCGAATCATCGACCACCAGGCACGTCTTCATTTGTAAATCCTGTTCCGCTTGGTGCCTGTTTGCCGGAAACCCGTAAGCGTCGCGTTAATTTGTAAAAATCTACAGACGATCGTCACGCCGCCAGCGCCGTCAGGCCGGGAATCAACGCGCGCAAGTCGATCGCCAGGATCGCCTCGCCATCACGCTCGACAATCCCGCACCCCGTCGCGCGCCAACCGCCATCGAGCACGATACCCGATGACAAGGGCACAAGGTCGAAGGGCAAGACGTCCTCCAGCGAATCGACCAGCACCGCATAATGATGCCCATCGGCGAGCGTGATGATCGCGCGTGTCGCCGGTACGCTGGCGGGCGGGACGCCCAGCGCAGCGCGGGTGTCGATCACCGTCACGACCCGGCTGCGGAGCGCCGCCAGGCCGAGCACCTGGCTCGCCGCGCGCGGGACGGGCACGACGTCACCGATATCGACGACCGATTCGACTTGTCCCGATTCGATCGCCACCGCGCGACCGGCGACATGGGCGATCAGAAACAATTGCGTCATCAGCCCTGCCCTCCCGAGCATCTGCCTGCCCGCTCGGCGAGCGCGGCAAGCAATGCCCCCCGATCGTAACGATAGATACTATCGTCGTTTATGCCATTGGCCGAGCGGTCCTGGCGCAGTCGGACAACCGGCGCAGCGCCGATCCGCGCCGGGGCGCCCGAATCCATGGTCAGGACCACCGCAGCGGTTTCATCCGCGCTCAGCCTGGTCGCGACGCGGTAACCAGCGCCTTCCAGCACCGGTTTCAGGAAGGTCGTCATCCACACCGTGTCCGCCCCGTCGATCAGGCAAACCGGGGGGCTCTCCTCCCGCCCCTCCTCGCCGTGAGTCGCGAACAGCCAATGGACGTCGAGCAGTTCGATCTGTTCGTCATCGAGCGCGACCACGCCGGCGACTGGTCCGACCTCGCGCGCCGGCGCGATGGCATCGGGCAGCGACACGATATCGAGCGCTTCGGCGATCGCGTAACCAATCTCCATCGCGCCATCGCGCAAGCGCAGCACTGATACGTCGAGGCGTTCGCCGATCTCACCCTGAGTGGCGAGCGGGATGATCCGGCCGTCTATCGACAACCGCCACCGCCCGGCGGCAAAGCGGATCGCATCGGTCGATACCGGCTCGACGCGATCGATGACCGACAGCGGCACCAGGCGGCGCACACCGTCGAGGTCGTCGAACAACAAAGCGCTGGGGCGTTCGGCCACGCTGATTTCGGGAATATCATCCTCATCGACGATCTCGCGATGGAAAGTCAGGCCGGCGACGGTGGCGATGCCGGTGCAATCGAGCAACAGCATGGGCAAGCCACTGTCGGGCAAGGTTTGCCCGGCATAAAGGCCGGTCGACATCACTGCCGGCGCCGCCGGCTTGATGACCAGTTCCTCATGATCGAGCACGGCATCGACCGCGAGTGCATAACTGCCACCGACCACGCTGACGATCACCAGCATCGGGGGCGGACCGCTCGCGGTCATGCCCAGCGTGCCCGACAGATCGACCAGCGGCATACGTCGTTCGCGGACCGTCGCCGCCGGCGTATCGCCGAGCATATCGATGCGGATCGCATCGCCGCCGACGCGCACGATTTCCTCGATCGCCTGGCGCGAGATGGCGAAGCGCTGATCGCCGACCCCGACCCCAATGGTCGAGATGATCGACAGGGTCAGCGGCACATGGATGGCGATGCGCAGGCCCTTGCCGGGATTGTTGTGCAGATCGATGCGGCCGCCGATCTGCTCGATATTGGCGCGCACCACATCCATGCCGACGCCGCGCCCAGAGATCGAAGTGACCTCGTCCTTGGTGGTGAGCCCCGCCTCGAAGATGAGGTCGAGCCTGGCCTTGTCGCTCAACGCGCGAAGATCGCGCTCGGACCGCCCGGTGCCGGCGATCTTGGCGATCAGCCGTTCGGTGTCGATGCCCTGCCCGTCATCACCGATCTCGATGATGATCTGGTTGCCCGACTGGCGCGCGGCGACGGTCAGCCGACCATGTTCGCGCTTGCCCAGCACACGGCGCAGCGCTGGCGCCTCGATCCCATGATCGATTGCGTTACGCACGATATGCACCAGCGGATCGCGCATCATCTCGATCATTTCGCGATCGAGTTCGACATCGGCGCCTTCGATATGGAGGTTGACCGACTTGCCCAGTTCCGCCGCCGTGTCGCGCACCATGCGCGGCAGCGCGGAAAACAATGCATCGATCTTCTGCATGCGCGTCCGGGTCACCGTGTCGCGCATCTCCGCGACGGTCAACGACAGGCGTTCCAGCGCGGCTTCGACCGCGGGATCGACGCCATCGTCACGCAAACGCCGCGCCAGTTCGTTGCGCGCCAGCACCATGTCGGACATGCCCGACATCATTCGGTCGAGCAGGTCGACATTCAGCCGCACGCTGCGCAACGGCGCGCGCGGGGTGAGCGCAGAGGGCGCTGGAGCGACGGTTTCCGGCTCCGATCCTTCGTCGAGCGCCGCGATCAGCAGATCCTCACCCGAATCGGCCAGCGCCGCGCCTGCGTCGATCGCTTCGACGATCTCGCCGATTCGGTCAACGATCGCGAGTACCGCGTTGACCAGCGACGTGTCGGGAGTCCGCGTCCCCGATCGCACTGCGGCAAGGACATCCTCGGCAGCATGGCTCAGCCGGGCGAGCCGCGGCAGATCGAGGAAACCGCAGCTTCCCTTGACCGTATGGACGAAGCGAAAAATCGCGTCGAGCCGGTTGCGATCGGATGGATCGCTCTCCCACGCGACGATCTCGCCGGAAAGCGCTTCCAGCGTCTCTCGCGTCTCGGCGATGAATTCTTGAAGAAGATCGTCCATGTGTCCCCGCGCGGCTTGCATCGGACCATGGTGTAAAAGCGGTTAAGGACCGGTTATTCCCGGAGCGATGAGCATGATGATCAGAATATTCACCCTGCTGGTTGCTGTGGCGATGGCGACCCTTATCGGCTTCGTGCTGGGCCGTTCCGGCAGGTGGCAAGATTATGAACAGCGCCGGCTCGGCGTGATGCAGGCGATCGTCCGGCAAGTGGGTCCGGGTCAGATGCTGATCGTCGGCGACAGCATCGTCGAGATGCAGTCGCTGCCGGAGATTTGCGGTTTGGTGCCGATCAATGCCGGCATCAGCGGTGCCCGGTCGCAAGACCTGCTCGGTTTTTCCTCGGCGGCGATCGCGTTGACCGGGCCGTCACGTATCGTTTTCGCCGTCGGCGTCAACGATCTGCTGCAAGGCACCGACCTGAAACAATGGACCGCTCAGACCACCGAACTTGTCGATCAATGGCGAGGCAAGCCGATCATCATCGGCATCACCGCGATCAAAAAGGCCGATCCGGCGATGGCGGAGCGAATGAACGCCGTACTGCGCGACCTGGCGACGAAACGCGGCGGCATTTTCGTCAAAGGGCTAAGCGCGCCCGAAACCTATGACGGCGTGCACCCGTCGCGCGCTGGCGCCAAGGCATGGCAGCAACGCCTTGCCGCAGCCTGCGCCGGGCCTCAGCCCGCCTTGAACGCGGCCCCGAACAGCAGCACCGGTTCCGCCGGATCGGATACCTGAATCCGACCGCCACCTTCCGCAACGAGCGCATGAACGAGATAGGCGGCGGCCGCGCGCGGCGTGATGACGGCATCGCCGGTCTCGCCGCTCAACGCATTGCGCAATTCCTGATCGAGCACGATGCGCGGCCCGTCGGCACGCACGACGATCTCGACCTGGCCGCCGACGCTTTCCGCCCCGACGTCGAGCTGCCCACCGCGGATCAGCGCGTCGCCCGCGATCAGCGCCAGGTTGAGCAATGCCTTGATCGCCGGCTTGGGCAGCGTCGTGTCCTCGATCAGCCAGCCGAGCTTGACGCGATGATTGTCCCCAAACAGCCCCTCTATCGCTGCGCGCGCCTCGCGCGAATCCACCATTTCGCCGAACCCGCCCGCCGCACCAAAGGCGAGCCGGAAGAATTTCAGCTTGTTGGCTGACGCGCGCGCGCTTTCGTTGAGCAATTCCAGACAACGCTGGCGCATCTCGGGATCATGCTCGTCGGCAAGCAATTCGAGGCCGTTGTTGAGCGCGCCCACCGGGCTGAGCAGGTCATGGCAAAGTCGCGAACAAAGCAGGCTGGCGAAATCGACCGCACTGATGGTCATGAAAAGGGTCCGCTTTCGGGATTATTGATTTGATCGCTCTTCTGGCGATGTGGGCGCGCGGGCGCAACCCATTGCCAAGCGTCATGAAGGCGCCCTGCCGACGCTCCATATCGGCCCAGCGTGACTCCTGCCGCGGCTTGCGCCTCCCTCGCCGCCACCTGTCCGGTTCAATTCAAATGGCTCTCCGGCGTCGTCCCCCCTTGCGTTCATCCTGAGCTTGCAGGCCGGGCATGGACAATATTTGTATGCCAGTCGAACAGATATAGCAGCTCGCCCGATCCTCGGTTATCTATGGGCCAGCAAGACGGCTGACATAGCGAAGCCGCTGGGGAGAGTTGAATGCAGATCACCGGATGGGCGCTGTCGACACTGGGCAGCCTGTTGGCGACAAGTGCGATGGCCGCACCACCGGCCCGGCAGGCGGCTACGCCCATGGTCGCCAGATGCGCGGCGATGAAGGGTTTCAAGCTGGCCGGGATCAAGATCACGGCGACGTTTCATGTGAAGGAGGGCACGGCGCCCACAGGATCAAGCGCGCCACTCGCGACCCGGCTGCCGGCCTATTGCCAGGCCGAAGGCGTCATCAATGAACGCAGCGGATTTCAGGGTAAACCCTATGGCATCCGCTTTGCGCTGGCGCTGCCCGATGACTGGAGGGGGCGCTTTTTGCTGCAAGGCGGTGGCGGGCTGAACGGCAGCGTGAAACCGCCATTCGGCGCTGCCGCAGCAGGCAATCGTCCGGCGCTCGCGCGCGGTTTTGCGGTGGCGAGCCATGACAGTGGCCATGTCGGTGCGGTGTTCGACGGCGCATTCATGGCGGATCAGCGCGCCAATCTCAATTTCTCCGAAGCATCGGTGCGCGTCGTGGCGGAAGCGGCCAAGAGAATGACTGCCGGCTATTATCGAAAGGCGATCGCGCACAGCTATATGGCGGGCTGCTCGACCGGCGGGCGCGAATCGATGCTCGCCTCGCAACGCTATCCCGAGCTGTTTGACGGGATCGTCGTCGGCGCGCCCGCCATGCGCACGGGCAATTCGAATCTCGGCACGTTTTGGGCAGGAGTCCAGTTCAACCAGGCAGCGCCACGCGATCCGCAAGGACTGCCGGTCGTAGACCGGATCTTCTCGGCCGGCGACCGCAAGCTGTTCCTCGACGGGTTGCTCGGCCAATGCGACGCGCTTGACGGGTTGAAGGACCGCGTGATCTCCAACGTCTCCGCCTGCAAGTTCAAGCCGGCGCTGCTCCAGTGCAAGGGCGAGAAGACCGAAACCTGTTTCAGTCCGGCGCAGGTCAAGGCGATCGAGGCGGCGTACCAGCCGCCAAAGGATGCCAGTGGGCGGGCGCTTTATGCCCCCTTCCCTTATGACACCGGCAATATTGCCGACGGCCCCGGCATTCCGGGCTTTTTCCCGACCGGCAGGCCGGGCATTTTCGGCCCGCCCAATCGCGACCTGGCAATGGATGTCGATGCACGGATCGAAGCCATTCGCGCCAATGCGGGGCAGCGGCTGACCGACACCGATATATGGACCAATCTCAACGCCTTCACTGGCCATGGTGGCAAGATCCTGTTCTACCACGGCGTCAGCGACCCCTGGTTCTCCGCTTGGGACACGCTGGATTACTGGCTCCGAGCGAAGCAGGCGAACGGCCCGATCTGGGCCGATACCAGCCGCTTCTACATGGTTCCCGGCATGGGCCATTGCAGCGGCGGCGCGAACACATATGACAACTTCGATCTGCTTGGCGCGGTGGTCGACTGGGTCGAAACGGGCAAAGCGCCCGAAGCGGTGATCGCCACGCGCAGCTTGTCGACGCCGGGGCCGACACCCGGCAAGCGCCCTTTATGCCCATGGCCGAGCTATCCGGCCTATGTCGGCGGCGATGAGAAATCGGCGGCGAGCTTCCAATGCCGGAATGGGGTTTGAGGGCGGAGCTTGATCTCAACCGCCCTCACGGCCGTTCCGGCTGAGCTTGTCAAAACGACGCCATCGCTTATCGGCTCGAATCAAGACCAAGGAAGATCCTAGACTTCCAAAACACCTACGATGTCTATCATCAACTCGCCGCAGCCGACGCCACCTAGCTGCAAATGTTGCACTTCAAATTGACGCTGCCCAGAATGTGTGGAGTGGACGGGGCGCATTGGGCCGCTACACATTTGAATAAGGAAATTGCGTGGAATTGTGATTCATCGCTAAATATTTTTAGCGCATTTCGCTATTTTCAATAGAAACACTACAATCAAAAAAGATGAAATAAATAGGATAGATCCCTCCCTATTTTTCTCAATTAATAATAAATAGCAAAAATATATTATGGCAATGGCCCATATCGCAATTTCAACCACTATAATGAACAACTTATTTTTAAACATTAAGAAAATCCATCATATTTTCCAGCGGGTCATTGCTCAAACTATTTTTTGCAAATCCCATCTTTTTGGCCTTGAAGCTGCAACAATCGAGCTTTCAGCGCTACAATTTGGTTCGAATATTTAGCTTGCTGCGCAGAAAGTCCGAGGCCCGATACAAATGTAGCAGCACCAAACATAGCTCCACCGGCAATCCTGCCAACGGGAGAGCTAGATTTCAGTGACAAGGCCAATCCAACTCCTTGAACTATATTAAGTCCCAAAGATATATCATTGACATCAGCAAGGTTTAGTTGAGATTGCACAATGTCATTACTAAGAGCAGAAGAATTTCCCCACCTCCAGTTATCTGTAATAAATTTTGGAAGATCTTTCTTAGAGTCATCCACAGCCTTCTGCATTTTACTACATATAATAGGATCTGTTCCAGGCCCTTCTCCCTGGCTGACGGATCCACCACCTTGTCCATTCCAACTTGGAGTAACTACACTACCACCGTTGAAGCAAATCGTTAGCCTGATCTTGTGAACGACAGTACCGTTTACGTCATCGGATGTTGTATAGCCTCCACCATCGACTAGATAACATTGAAGCCCTGTAGGATCGGAAAAATTAATAGGATCGCCACCGACATAGTTATACCAGTTCATTCCGGCATCGTACCCAATCGGATCGGCCTGCATGAACCGCCCAAGTGTCGCCGAATAAAGCCGCGCCTTGTAATAATAGAGCCCTATTTCCGGTAGCCAAGTTTGCCCAGTATATTGAAACCGGCCGATATTACCCAACCCCGGAATACCATATTCGTCGTAAGTGTTTGTGCCGATCACCGCACCGCTACCATCGGTCACGGAGATCACACTGCCGCGCTCGTCCGAGTGAAGCCATCGGCGATCGCTCGTGCTTGCTCCCTCGTACCAGACCAGCGGATCATCACTTCCAGGACCGTGCACGTAGCGCTTCTGCAACGCACCCCCGATAGGGTTCCATTCGCCGATCAAATCCACGCCATCATAACCAAAACGCGTGGTATCGTTGATCTGGAATAGTCGCTTGAGGGGGTCGTAATAAAAGGCGTTGCCACTCGACGACTGCAGCAGGTTCTCGGAAGTATAGGCGTAGCTGGTCGTGCCCGAATTGGTGAGGTTTCCCCGCCCATCGTTATAACCCAGCGTCGTCGATCCCGCCATCGTCGCCTGATTAAGCCCATTCAACGTATACGGCCGATCGACATTGACCGATCCAGTCCAGGCATAGCCATCATTCGATCGCGTCGTTCCCTTGATCTGGCTGGCGGGATTATAAGCAAATCCAAGCGTCAGATCGCCTGCGGTGCCCGTGAGGTTATGAGTCAATGTCGAAAGCCGTGAGATAGGATCGGGCGTGTAGGTCGTGCTGGTCCCGTTGCCGCGAGTCAGGTTCAGCCGCTGGCCAAGATCGTCATAGGTATAGAGCGCAAGAAGGCCGACACCCGATGTCGCGCCATTCTCCCGGACTGCCGTCACATTGCCGGTGACATCATAATCATAATTTGCATAAAATGTGTCCGGCCAGGTCAGGCGGGTGCGCCTCCCGGCGAGATCATATTGCGACGACACGGTGCCGACCGGACCGGACTGAGTCAGGTTCCGCCCGAGCGCATCATAGCTGAAGGCCAGCGTCTGCGCGGTCGAACCGCTTCCCGTCAATCGGCCCAGCAGGTCATAGCTATACGTGATATCGGCCTCGGAGGCGGGGAGATCCTTATTGGTCACCCGGCCGAGCGCATCGTAAGTAAACGCGATCGACGTCCCGTCCCTGAGCTGGCGGCTCGTCACATTGCCATTCTTGTTATAGCCCAGTTGTTCGTAGTCGGTCGTCGAACTGGTGCCCGACCCGGCTGTGATGACCGGATAGCGGGTCTTCAACAATCGATCGTAGCTATCATATTCATAAGTCGTCTTGTTCGCTTCGGCATCGGTCAGCGTCATGACCCGGCCATTGTCGGTGTAGGTGGCCGTCGCATCGTCCGCCGCGGCGCCTGTCCCGACCGCGCTTTGCGTCTTGGTCACGCGACCCGCGGCGTCGTAACTGGTCTTGGTGATTTGATCCGCATTGGGCCCGGTTGTGATGAATGGCGTGCAGGTCGAGGTCAGCGCGGTGCCCCACGAAGCAGCGTCCATCCGTTGCGCGGAACACAATGACCGGCCAAGCGCGTCATAACCATACTCTGTCACGCTATAGGTCGTGCCGCTCGCCGTCAGCACATCCTTCACCTTGCGACCACTGACATAGCTGCCGGTCAGTTGCTGGGTTGACAGGAAGCCGGTCCAATCCGTGTCGGTGACGCCCGCCACGGTACCGATTTCCGATACGGTAGGTCGTCCCGCCCCGTCATAAGTGATCTTTTCGGCCCGACGCTTGAGCACGCCAGCTCCATCGGGATCCGCAGCGATCGTCCCCACCCGCCGGCGTGCGGCGTCGTAGCGGAAGGTCGTCGTGTCGGCCGTGCCGGAAAGCGGCCCGTCGATCGTCGCCAAATCGCCCATTGCGTTATAAGTCGCGATGGTCGTCGCGGTCAGGCTCGCATCGCCTGCGCCCTGTGCGACACTCGTGACATTACCATAGGCATCGTAACCGATCGTCGTCTTGACCTCATCGGCAGCACCGACGCAGCTTGCGCTGGTCTGGCAGACCGACATACCGGTCAATTGCGACACGCCGCCAAGGACCGTGTAGCTGTAACGCGTCTGCGGCCTGACCGCGCCGACGGTGGGCGCGGGCGCGGTGATCGTCGCCACCTTACCGCTGGTCGGATCATAGGTGTAATCGGTGACCTTACCCAACGCGTCCGTCACGCTCGTCGGTGAATTGCAGGTCTTCGGATTATCACAGGTCGAGGGATAGGTGGCAAAGGTCCTGATGTTTCCCGGACCCGAGGGGCCGCCTTTGGGCACCTGCCGCGTTGCCGTGACATTGCTCCTGTCGTCGAGCGTCAGCTCAGCATAATTGCCCTCGGGCTGCGTCACCCGGGTCAGCCGGCCATAGCTGTCATAGGTAAAGCTCGTGGTCTTGCCGAGGGCATTGGTCACGCCGGTCGGCTGACCGATCGTCAGATCCGACACCACCACGGTTGGCTGACTCAGTGCATCCGTCACGGTCATCGTCGCCGTGGTGCCGCTGACCACGCGCGAATATCCCGTAGTAACGCCGTCGCGCGTCACGGCAGTGACGGCGGTGCCACCCGTCACGCTGAAGCTTGGTGCGGCTTCACCGGGACGCTTGATGCTCCCTGATGCTACCTGCCAGACATTGCCTGCCATGTCGGTGATATCGACCG
This portion of the Sphingomonas sp. So64.6b genome encodes:
- a CDS encoding tannase/feruloyl esterase family alpha/beta hydrolase translates to MQITGWALSTLGSLLATSAMAAPPARQAATPMVARCAAMKGFKLAGIKITATFHVKEGTAPTGSSAPLATRLPAYCQAEGVINERSGFQGKPYGIRFALALPDDWRGRFLLQGGGGLNGSVKPPFGAAAAGNRPALARGFAVASHDSGHVGAVFDGAFMADQRANLNFSEASVRVVAEAAKRMTAGYYRKAIAHSYMAGCSTGGRESMLASQRYPELFDGIVVGAPAMRTGNSNLGTFWAGVQFNQAAPRDPQGLPVVDRIFSAGDRKLFLDGLLGQCDALDGLKDRVISNVSACKFKPALLQCKGEKTETCFSPAQVKAIEAAYQPPKDASGRALYAPFPYDTGNIADGPGIPGFFPTGRPGIFGPPNRDLAMDVDARIEAIRANAGQRLTDTDIWTNLNAFTGHGGKILFYHGVSDPWFSAWDTLDYWLRAKQANGPIWADTSRFYMVPGMGHCSGGANTYDNFDLLGAVVDWVETGKAPEAVIATRSLSTPGPTPGKRPLCPWPSYPAYVGGDEKSAASFQCRNGV
- a CDS encoding RHS repeat-associated core domain-containing protein — translated: MSNSASVEGRRVRARLVLLTFSTALCTGLAAPALGQTNPPLHRNLDANGVDLTLGDYVMTFREGSIGSGDAELALIRQNTGDRHSQWDGYTFDRRVVGSTVTTWIGLPGQKADQFVGSSSTSATGTGATLAVGSDPAYIYSYIYTASDGTKITFVDAWGTDGVPTNFCPSNGASCSLVPVLITRPDGVTITLAHQVRQVSSNNFTWRLISITNSQGYAIKFAYQTNMPLSGPPPVGWFTRTNARFFNNPVSTTVPQATISYAYPASGTVDITDMAGNVWQVASGSIKRPGEAAPSFSVTGGTAVTAVTRDGVTTGYSRVVSGTTATMTVTDALSQPTVVVSDLTIGQPTGVTNALGKTTSFTYDSYGRLTRVTQPEGNYAELTLDDRSNVTATRQVPKGGPSGPGNIRTFATYPSTCDNPKTCNSPTSVTDALGKVTDYTYDPTSGKVATITAPAPTVGAVRPQTRYSYTVLGGVSQLTGMSVCQTSASCVGAADEVKTTIGYDAYGNVTSVAQGAGDASLTATTIATYNAMGDLATIDGPLSGTADTTTFRYDAARRRVGTIAADPDGAGVLKRRAEKITYDGAGRPTVSEIGTVAGVTDTDWTGFLSTQQLTGSYVSGRKVKDVLTASGTTYSVTEYGYDALGRSLCSAQRMDAASWGTALTSTCTPFITTGPNADQITKTSYDAAGRVTKTQSAVGTGAAADDATATYTDNGRVMTLTDAEANKTTYEYDSYDRLLKTRYPVITAGSGTSSTTDYEQLGYNKNGNVTSRQLRDGTSIAFTYDALGRVTNKDLPASEADITYSYDLLGRLTGSGSTAQTLAFSYDALGRNLTQSGPVGTVSSQYDLAGRRTRLTWPDTFYANYDYDVTGNVTAVRENGATSGVGLLALYTYDDLGQRLNLTRGNGTSTTYTPDPISRLSTLTHNLTGTAGDLTLGFAYNPASQIKGTTRSNDGYAWTGSVNVDRPYTLNGLNQATMAGSTTLGYNDGRGNLTNSGTTSYAYTSENLLQSSSGNAFYYDPLKRLFQINDTTRFGYDGVDLIGEWNPIGGALQKRYVHGPGSDDPLVWYEGASTSDRRWLHSDERGSVISVTDGSGAVIGTNTYDEYGIPGLGNIGRFQYTGQTWLPEIGLYYYKARLYSATLGRFMQADPIGYDAGMNWYNYVGGDPINFSDPTGLQCYLVDGGGYTTSDDVNGTVVHKIRLTICFNGGSVVTPSWNGQGGGSVSQGEGPGTDPIICSKMQKAVDDSKKDLPKFITDNWRWGNSSALSNDIVQSQLNLADVNDISLGLNIVQGVGLALSLKSSSPVGRIAGGAMFGAATFVSGLGLSAQQAKYSNQIVALKARLLQLQGQKDGICKK